TGATAATGTGCTTGGACCATATATTCTACGGTGTACTTCTCCTTGGCAAGGTTCTGGAGTTGTTCCGCCCATTGTTGGAGCAATTCACGGTTGTTCATCACTTTCTGAATAAATTCATCGACGTCATTGGCAGAACCAAACGATATGAAGGGCTGGCCTGCTTTTTTAGCTAACCAATGTTCGGGGCCATGATAACTGTTGTTATCAACCACAATCCCCTTTCCATGTCTTGCGGCATTCATGACCAGTAGGCCGACATTGCCAGGGCTGACCACAAGATCAGCCCAGTCGAAATGTCGATTAAGCGCTTGACCAGTTGTTCGATCTAAAATCGTAATCCTATCCATCGCCTTTAGTTCAACGGGCAAATCAAGCTGCTCCATGCCGGGTCCGACAACCCGGACATGTACGTCAGAACGGCGTTGAGCCAATGCTACCAACCGACCGATTTGTTTCCGGGGCTTAAACGTCCCCACAAAGAGCAAACGCAGTTCGTTGTGATTATCAAAAAAACCTTTTCTGAATTCGTCCTGCTTTACTTCGGTGTTATTAAAACTTACAGCAGAAAGCCCGAAATCTTCTTTAATTTTTTCGGCAACTTCATCACTGTATACCAGGCAGGCTGCGGAACCCTTTAAGAAAAACTTTCTGACTGCATTGATAGCTGCATTTTTGTTGCTGCCGAAAATCAACCCGCGCCATATCCACCTTTGATGCAGCCGTCTGTATTTTAAAAAATAAAATAACCGTGCGAAATGACGCAAGTTGAAATCACAGCAAATCACATCCCATTTTTCCGATAGCAGAATCGCTTCCAAATGCGGTTGCCAGAATATCCCCATAAACCGCCGGCTGGGCAGATCGACATAGGTATAATCATTACTGCGATCAGGTGCTGCCAGTCCGTCCTGTTCGCAAGGTTGTGCGCCGACCGTTAAAGAAACATGGTTACTTAATTCCCTTAAAAAGGATTCCCTGTAGTCTGGAGCGTGGTCTAATATCAAAAGAACTTTCATCGTTTCCTGATAAACGCTATTTCCCATAATAGCCGTAATACCATAATAGCGGCCAGCATATGATATTGACCATGACATCATAGTAGCGTGGCAATCTCTTTCTTTTGGCCTTTTTAGGATCAAATCGAAACGTACCTGCCATGCGCATATGATTGCCACCAATATTGTGTCCCACGTTAAAAGATTTTTTTAAGCGCACCTTTTTTTTAACGATTTCCAGAGAAACATCAATAAATTCTTCGATGCGGGCCAGCTCGCGTTCTGGAAAAGCGATCAAATCCTCATAACGCACCCGTAGTGATCGCTTGCGTCCATGGCAACGCACTACTTCGGCAAAAAGGTTTCCAACAAGCCATCCTATAGCGCTTAGAAATAAAAATGGACCGTACCAACGCTTTGGTGTAAAACGGTATCGTAGAAATTTGAAGCCGCCTCCCTTTTTGAGTCGAGAATAGTGGCTTTGAAGTACATTCACGGGGTGCCGAACCAATTGGATGACCTTCGTATCTGGGATAAATCGCAACAAAAAAAGGGCTCGCGTAACCTCCTTGGAGGAATCCACTACGATATTCTTGTCGGTGGAACCAATAGCTTTTGCAAGGTATTCACAATCCTTCCGGAACCTCTGAACCCAATCATCTGAGGGTATAGCCGTTAATGTTTTAAGGAAATATTTCAAGTGCGCTTGCTGCATGAAATCTTGAACAGCACGGCCCCAAGGAACACCGGCAGCCGCCTCATACCGTAGTCGTACATCCTTCCAAAAGTGGCAATTATTGAAGGTTTCACCGCAACTGCAAAGATCATCGTAGCGTCCCATACCAGCGACAAGTTCCCCAACGCTTTCAACATCGGGTGCATTGCCAAGCATGGCATCCAACATTGTTGAACCGCTGTGGCCACGCCCCATAATGTACAACCACGATGTCAATTCTAAAATTCCTGTTTTGTATGTTGATGGTTGAATAAAAAGCTTAGATATCCAATAAGTATCGAGCTAATTATAAAGAAAGGTCTGGCTTTATAAAAATCGCCGGATACAGAGTACTCAAGGAAAATAAATACATAGGCGCATAGCAATGCTACCGGAAGGGGTTCATCTCGTAATAATCCACGACGCCATGCACAATAAAGTACAAGAATAGGAAATGCGACGATGATTAGCAAAATCAGCATGGATAGAATACCACCATCGATACCGACCTGCAAAAATAAATTGTGTGGATATAAATTTCCTCCATTCGAGAATCCAAAACCGTGACCGAATATTGGCGCTTCTTTAATTTTATTAATTGCATCTATCCAGAGATCACCCCTTTTGGTGTCAAATTCATTACCGCAAAATAACCTTTTCAAGCCTCTAATCGTTCTGTTTGGTAAAACATATACAGATATGACAGCAACTGACCAAATGGCCCCGATTCGGAAAATAATAGATAGAAAAAGTTCTCTTCTCTTCCTATAGTTCGGCCAATAAACAAGAATTATTAAAAAACAGGCAATTCCGCTAAATAGAAGTGCACCTCGTGATAATACCGTTATGAGTCCGAATCCGGATAATAAGCATGATAAAATCCAAATGGCACATTTGTGCTTTAGTGTTAAAGGTAAAGATAAACAAAAAGATATTGCTATGGCAATCCCAATAGTTATATAGCCATCAATATCAAAGAATTTGGTGAACTTATGCGCATGTCCAAAAATATATCCGCAAATGATAGCAATTGAAATAACATTTCCTGAAATAATAATTATGTATACCGTGTTGGCAAAAAATTTTCGTGGCCAGTTTAGGCTCCCAAGAGCACCGATAGATATTGTGCTAACAAAAAAAAATGATGAATAAACAAGATGAGTTGTATAATTAAGCATTAAAGATACTAAAAGTAGATATGCAAATAAAGTGGCTAAGCATATCCACCAAAAAAACTGTATATTGGTAGATGCCTGGTTCGATCTGGTGCTATATGAGTGATATAATATCCACAACACACTGGGAATATATATGATTGTTGATGCCCCGGTAAAACTTCTTATAGATGGTATAACAATGATCGAGGCAATGGATAGAGCCGATAAAAAATAAAAGAACCTTTCATTGAAGTGATACATTATTTTTGAATAGCATTGATAACGGTTATTATTGTAATATATGAGTAAAATAAAGATTTTAATAAAGGTCACGCATTGGTTTTTGTTCTGAAGTAATACCAATGGCTAAGATCTCTACCTGTTAAATCTTCAATTATTTTAATTTGCTGACAAAACGCCTGATCCATTTCTTTCCGTACATCGGCTGTAATTTCCGGGTGTTGAATCCCCTTAGTAAATGCCACTTGGTTGATTTTGTTAGCAATACCAAGGGATCTGACAATTCCTATAGATCGTTTAAAATTACCGATGGATATTATTGCCATATTAACGAAAGGCCAACGGAGATGAGTTCGTTTATTTAACTTAGGATATTTGGCAACGTGATTCTCCGGTATTTGTAAAAAACGATAAATAATCTTAAAAAATCCGTCAGGATCAAGTTTTAAATCGTCAAGAAATGTGACGCAAATATTTTTTGCAGCTGCCAATCGATATAATCTTTCGATTTGGTCGCCAAGTGAACATCTTTCTTTATAAAGCAACAACCTGTTGCTTGGGCATGATTTAGGCAATTCTCTATTGTGTTTGCGTTTTTCCTGCAGTTTCCAGGCGATATTAAAATCAACCTCGTCTTCGTAGTTACTGCGAATAGCTTGATTGTGAAGCGATATCGCCATTTCATATGGGTTTCTGATTACAACAAGGTATTTGGCTTCAGGATAGTTTTCAATGATAGTGGGGATGGCTATTTCAGAAAAAAGATAACCGGTGGAGGCTTCGCCAATTACTGTATGATGTTTTTTTGATTTTGAAAAAAGCGCTCTGTAGGTTTCTAAAGATTTTATACCACGATCGATATCTTTTTCGAAAAAATGAGGTTCTTTAGGATTCGAAAGAAAAATATTGGGATGTTGTGACAATACATATGCTATTGACGTCGTGCCACATTTAGGAGCACCGACAAAAAAGAAATTTAATTGCGGAAATAAACTGTTTGTCATTCATTTTTAGACCAACCTGTATCAATAGGAGTGTACAACCAATGGGAAATAGCATGTGGTCTTCCCATATTTAATTTTCATGAAGATTAGGGTTGCAATATTCCAACCAGTAAGGCACAACATTGCTGCTGTTGCTGCTCCATATAGACCATATTTAGGGATGAGCAAGAGGTTGATTATGATGTTGGCAACAGCAGCAGTTGAAACAATATTTCTAAATCTTTTTTCGTTTCCTGTCATATTCATAAAAAGACCTGTCGCTCCAGATATGGAATGGATAAACTGCCCAATCGCTAATAACACTAGAGCGGGATAGGCTACTGAAAATTCCGCGCCAAAAAAGAAGTCCAACACCTTATTTCCAATAAAAATAAATCCTATCAATATAGGGGTGGTAGACCAGAAAATAAGTTTGGTCGATCTTTGGGCTACAGAAAACAATTCTTCCATTTTATTTGAATGAAAGAGTTCGGAAAATTTCGGTCCAGCCATAGAATTCACCGCACTCAGTATGAAAGTGGTTAAAGTAGCCAGTTTTACTGCAACCGCATAATAACCGACTTCTAATTCACTTCGAAAAATCCCTAATATAATAACTCCAGTTTGTCCAATCAAAAATGTCATACCAGAAGTCATCAGCATGGGTAGGGAAACAGACAAGAGCTTCGAGTAGGTTACGGATCCTATTGTATCGTATCGGCCAATTTTAGACTTAAAAGAAAAAAACATTATTCCTAACCCCGCAATGCCAGTCAAAGTAATCCCGGATAATAGTGCATAAACTGGCAAATCGTGGTTAGGAAAGACAGAACCAATGCAGATTAATATCAGTAAGTTAGTTGTTTGAGGAAAAACCAGCATAAGAGCAAAGACTTTGATACGCCTTATACCACGAATGGCTTGTGTGTTTAGAATCGCAAGTGATTTAAAAACAATAAATATTGACCCTACAGAAAAATAAAAAGACAGATGAGGTTTAGAAAAAACTAATTTTGCGATGGAATGAGCATTTGCAAAGAAAAACATACTTGTAACCAGAGAAACAATGATAACCATTGATAGAACTTTGCGGTATACAAGATATGCGGAAGTGGGTGAATATTTTAGAAGGTGTTCGGGAATAAGTCGCAGCAGTGAGGTATTGGTTCCCATTACGGTCAGCATAGTGGCAATGATAAGAAACGACTGTACTATTGCTACAATCCCCATCATCTCAGCACCGTATACCCGGGCAATTATAATGCTGCTAACAAGTCCCATTGCGGTGGCTGTAATGCGAGCAGAGAGAGCCCAGGCTGAGCCGGTAAGGATCTCAGAAAAATGACGATCTGATATAAGCTTTCGGGCTATGGAGATTATTTTGGGAATCACGTCTTCAATTTTTGATGCAAGACAATCTGTTGAAACACTTTATTTGGATTAGTTTCGATTTGATCTGACAACGCACTTGAAAAAGTGAGGGTTACCGGTTTTGATGAAGGTGGCAACCAAACCACCAAAACCATAGGAGGTAACCCTCATGCTGAATGGTACCAAAACCGTCATCAAACACAAGATCGGATTGTTGAACCTGGCCGAGGAACTGGGCAACGTATCCAAAGCCTGCCGGATCATGGGGCTTTCCCGTGACACCTTTTACCGCTATCAAAATGCCGTTGAACAAGGCGGCGTCGATGCCCTCGTCGATCAAAACCGCCGCAAACCCAATATTAAAAACCGCACAGACGAAATAACCGAGGCTGCTGTCGTAGCCTATGCCGTTGAACAACCGGCCTTTGGCCAAGTGCGTGCCAGCAACGAATTGCGTAAGCGGGGCGTGTTCATTTCCCCCAGTG
This window of the uncultured Desulfosarcina sp. genome carries:
- a CDS encoding glycosyltransferase, with translation MKVLLILDHAPDYRESFLRELSNHVSLTVGAQPCEQDGLAAPDRSNDYTYVDLPSRRFMGIFWQPHLEAILLSEKWDVICCDFNLRHFARLFYFLKYRRLHQRWIWRGLIFGSNKNAAINAVRKFFLKGSAACLVYSDEVAEKIKEDFGLSAVSFNNTEVKQDEFRKGFFDNHNELRLLFVGTFKPRKQIGRLVALAQRRSDVHVRVVGPGMEQLDLPVELKAMDRITILDRTTGQALNRHFDWADLVVSPGNVGLLVMNAARHGKGIVVDNNSYHGPEHWLAKKAGQPFISFGSANDVDEFIQKVMNNRELLQQWAEQLQNLAKEKYTVEYMVQAHYQTFKAVAATTHA
- a CDS encoding sulfotransferase produces the protein MGRGHSGSTMLDAMLGNAPDVESVGELVAGMGRYDDLCSCGETFNNCHFWKDVRLRYEAAAGVPWGRAVQDFMQQAHLKYFLKTLTAIPSDDWVQRFRKDCEYLAKAIGSTDKNIVVDSSKEVTRALFLLRFIPDTKVIQLVRHPVNVLQSHYSRLKKGGGFKFLRYRFTPKRWYGPFLFLSAIGWLVGNLFAEVVRCHGRKRSLRVRYEDLIAFPERELARIEEFIDVSLEIVKKKVRLKKSFNVGHNIGGNHMRMAGTFRFDPKKAKRKRLPRYYDVMVNIICWPLLWYYGYYGK
- a CDS encoding O-antigen ligase family protein; its protein translation is MLNYTTHLVYSSFFFVSTISIGALGSLNWPRKFFANTVYIIIISGNVISIAIICGYIFGHAHKFTKFFDIDGYITIGIAIAISFCLSLPLTLKHKCAIWILSCLLSGFGLITVLSRGALLFSGIACFLIILVYWPNYRKRRELFLSIIFRIGAIWSVAVISVYVLPNRTIRGLKRLFCGNEFDTKRGDLWIDAINKIKEAPIFGHGFGFSNGGNLYPHNLFLQVGIDGGILSMLILLIIVAFPILVLYCAWRRGLLRDEPLPVALLCAYVFIFLEYSVSGDFYKARPFFIISSILIGYLSFLFNHQHTKQEF
- a CDS encoding sulfotransferase domain-containing protein, whose protein sequence is MTNSLFPQLNFFFVGAPKCGTTSIAYVLSQHPNIFLSNPKEPHFFEKDIDRGIKSLETYRALFSKSKKHHTVIGEASTGYLFSEIAIPTIIENYPEAKYLVVIRNPYEMAISLHNQAIRSNYEDEVDFNIAWKLQEKRKHNRELPKSCPSNRLLLYKERCSLGDQIERLYRLAAAKNICVTFLDDLKLDPDGFFKIIYRFLQIPENHVAKYPKLNKRTHLRWPFVNMAIISIGNFKRSIGIVRSLGIANKINQVAFTKGIQHPEITADVRKEMDQAFCQQIKIIEDLTGRDLSHWYYFRTKTNA
- a CDS encoding flippase codes for the protein MIPKIISIARKLISDRHFSEILTGSAWALSARITATAMGLVSSIIIARVYGAEMMGIVAIVQSFLIIATMLTVMGTNTSLLRLIPEHLLKYSPTSAYLVYRKVLSMVIIVSLVTSMFFFANAHSIAKLVFSKPHLSFYFSVGSIFIVFKSLAILNTQAIRGIRRIKVFALMLVFPQTTNLLILICIGSVFPNHDLPVYALLSGITLTGIAGLGIMFFSFKSKIGRYDTIGSVTYSKLLSVSLPMLMTSGMTFLIGQTGVIILGIFRSELEVGYYAVAVKLATLTTFILSAVNSMAGPKFSELFHSNKMEELFSVAQRSTKLIFWSTTPILIGFIFIGNKVLDFFFGAEFSVAYPALVLLAIGQFIHSISGATGLFMNMTGNEKRFRNIVSTAAVANIIINLLLIPKYGLYGAATAAMLCLTGWNIATLIFMKIKYGKTTCYFPLVVHSY